A single region of the Syngnathus acus chromosome 6, fSynAcu1.2, whole genome shotgun sequence genome encodes:
- the LOC119124794 gene encoding proton myo-inositol cotransporter-like isoform X2 — MGIKNQSPAEDDGERRLINPSDMSRNPPTQPFVYVLAFFSALGGFLFGYDTGVVSGAMLLLKREMNLNTLWQELVVSSTVGAAAVSSLCGGFLNGLLGRRKCTLLASFIFTFGGFILTFAPNKEVLLVGRIIIGLGIGVASMTLPVYIAEVSPPHMRGQLVTVITVLITAGQFIASVVDGAFSYMKQDGWRYMLGLSVLPSILQFVGFLFLPESPRWLLQKGRKEEARRVLSRIRGCQDVDEEFDYIRTSIEEEEKELHGGGIILLRMLAHGPTRRALIVGCGLQMFQQLTGINTVMYYSATILQMSGVREERRAIWLSAVTSGTNFVCTSLSIWLVDRVGRRKLTLASLTGTTLSLSVLSLGFLLSAQYSPAVTLRPLDSHNSSCVQYGHCGDCMLNPACGFCYRENSSSGVFDSACLPVDPKTTEHSAWGRCVNKTDSQEGPFWAYNFCPTSYSWIVLMGLLLYLTFFAPGMGPMPWTINSEIYPLWARSTGNACSAGVNWIFNVVLSLTFLHIAELITYQGIFFVYMGFTVLGLVFTFGCLPETQGLQLEDIENLFTGPFCSCGTSPNLSNQNIQYIRKGPEFSLVDFGKAGAESGVAYITLK, encoded by the exons ATGGGCATCAAGAATCAGAGTCCTGCAGAGGACGATGGCGAGCGGCGTCTCATCAACCCGTCCGACATGTCCCGGAACCCCCCCACGCAGCCTTTCGTCTACGTGCTGGCCTTCTTCTCGGCCCTGGGTGGCTTCCTCTTCGGCTATGATACCGGCGTGGTTTCAGGAGCCATGCTGCTCCTCAAGCGGGAGATGAACCTCAACACCCTGTGGCAGGAGCTGGTGGTCTCCAGTACTGTGGGGGCAGCGGCCGTCTCCAGTTTGTGTGGTGGCTTCCTCAATGGGTTGCTGGGACGCAGGAAGTGCACACTGCTGGCCAGCTTCATCTTCACCTTCGGCGGGTTCATCCTGACGTTCGCACCCAACAAGGAGGTGCTCCTGGTTGGCAGGATCATCATCGGCCTCGGGATTG GCGTGGCCTCCATGACGCTCCCCGTGTACATCGCCGAGGTGTCGCCCCCCCACATGCGAGGCCAGCTGGTCACCGTCATCACCGTTCTCATCACCGCCGGACAGTTCATCGCCAGCGTGGTGGACGGCGCCTTCAGCTATATGAAGCAGGATGGCTGGAG GTACATGTTGGGTCTGTCGGTGCTGCCCTCCATCTTGCAGTTTGTGGGCTTCCTCTTCCTGCCCGAGAGCCCCCGCTGGCTGCTGCAGAAGGGCCGAAAAGAGGAGGCCCGTCGCGTCCTGAGTCGCATCCGAGGCTGCCAGGACGTGGATGAGGAGTTCGACTACATCAGGACCAGcatcgaggaggaggagaaggagctgCATGGAG GTGGGATCATTCTTCTGCGCATGCTCGCCCACGGGCCCACCCGCAGGGCTCTGATCGTTGGCTGTGGCCTTCAGATGTTCCAGCAGCTGACAGGCATCAACACCGTCAT GTACTACAGCGCCACCATTCTGCAGATGTCAGGTGTACGCGAAGAGAGGCGGGCCATCTGGTTGTCGGCCGTCACCTCCGGGACCAACTTTGTGTGCACGTCCCTCAGCATCTGGCTGGTGGACAGAGTCGGGCGCAGGAAGCTGACGCTGGCCAGTCTCACGG GTACCACTCTGAGTCTCAGCGTTTTATCGCTGGGCTTCTTGCTGTCAGCTCAGTACTCTCCCGCAGTAACACTGCGACCGCTCGACTCCCACAACTCCTCCTGCGTACAATACgg CCACTGTGGAGACTGCATGTTGAATCCCGCTTGTGGCTTTTGCTACCGCGAgaacagcagcagcggcgtttTTGACTCCGCCTGCCTGCCCGTCGATCCCAAGACCACCGAGCACTCGGCATGGGGACG GTGTGTCAACAAAACGGACTCACAAGAGGGTCCATTCTGGGCGTACAACTTCTGCCCCACGTCTTACTCTTGGATCGTGCTGATGGGTCTCCTCCTCTACCTGACTTTCTTTGCTCCAG ggaTGGGCCCCATGCCTTGGACTATTAACTCTGAGATCTACCCACTGTGGGCTCGCAGCACTGGAAATGCCTGCTCAGCCGGCGTCAACTGGATCTTCAACGTCGTCCTCTCTCTCACATTTCTTCACATCGCCGAGCTCATCACCTATCAAG gCATCTTCTTTGTGTACATGGGCTTCACCGTCCTGGGCCTGGTCTTCACGTTTGGGTGCCTCCCTGAGACGCAAGGCCTGCAGCTGGAGGACATCGAGAACCTGTTCACGGGTCCGTTCTGCTCCTGCGGCACCTCCCCGAACCTCAGCAATCAGAACATCCAGTACATCCGG aaaGGTCCGGAATTCAGCCTTGTCGACTTCGGGAAAGCGGGCGCCGAAAGTGGCGTAGCCTATATAACT CTGAAATGA
- the LOC119124794 gene encoding proton myo-inositol cotransporter-like isoform X3 has protein sequence MGIKNQSPAEDDGERRLINPSDMSRNPPTQPFVYVLAFFSALGGFLFGYDTGVVSGAMLLLKREMNLNTLWQELVVSSTVGAAAVSSLCGGFLNGLLGRRKCTLLASFIFTFGGFILTFAPNKEVLLVGRIIIGLGIGVASMTLPVYIAEVSPPHMRGQLVTVITVLITAGQFIASVVDGAFSYMKQDGWRYMLGLSVLPSILQFVGFLFLPESPRWLLQKGRKEEARRVLSRIRGCQDVDEEFDYIRTSIEEEEKELHGGGIILLRMLAHGPTRRALIVGCGLQMFQQLTGINTVMYYSATILQMSGVREERRAIWLSAVTSGTNFVCTSLSIWLVDRVGRRKLTLASLTGTTLSLSVLSLGFLLSAQYSPAVTLRPLDSHNSSCVQYGHCGDCMLNPACGFCYRENSSSGVFDSACLPVDPKTTEHSAWGRCVNKTDSQEGPFWAYNFCPTSYSWIVLMGLLLYLTFFAPGMGPMPWTINSEIYPLWARSTGNACSAGVNWIFNVVLSLTFLHIAELITYQGIFFVYMGFTVLGLVFTFGCLPETQGLQLEDIENLFTGPFCSCGTSPNLSNQNIQYIRVKGNNYLPSDNDTSDID, from the exons ATGGGCATCAAGAATCAGAGTCCTGCAGAGGACGATGGCGAGCGGCGTCTCATCAACCCGTCCGACATGTCCCGGAACCCCCCCACGCAGCCTTTCGTCTACGTGCTGGCCTTCTTCTCGGCCCTGGGTGGCTTCCTCTTCGGCTATGATACCGGCGTGGTTTCAGGAGCCATGCTGCTCCTCAAGCGGGAGATGAACCTCAACACCCTGTGGCAGGAGCTGGTGGTCTCCAGTACTGTGGGGGCAGCGGCCGTCTCCAGTTTGTGTGGTGGCTTCCTCAATGGGTTGCTGGGACGCAGGAAGTGCACACTGCTGGCCAGCTTCATCTTCACCTTCGGCGGGTTCATCCTGACGTTCGCACCCAACAAGGAGGTGCTCCTGGTTGGCAGGATCATCATCGGCCTCGGGATTG GCGTGGCCTCCATGACGCTCCCCGTGTACATCGCCGAGGTGTCGCCCCCCCACATGCGAGGCCAGCTGGTCACCGTCATCACCGTTCTCATCACCGCCGGACAGTTCATCGCCAGCGTGGTGGACGGCGCCTTCAGCTATATGAAGCAGGATGGCTGGAG GTACATGTTGGGTCTGTCGGTGCTGCCCTCCATCTTGCAGTTTGTGGGCTTCCTCTTCCTGCCCGAGAGCCCCCGCTGGCTGCTGCAGAAGGGCCGAAAAGAGGAGGCCCGTCGCGTCCTGAGTCGCATCCGAGGCTGCCAGGACGTGGATGAGGAGTTCGACTACATCAGGACCAGcatcgaggaggaggagaaggagctgCATGGAG GTGGGATCATTCTTCTGCGCATGCTCGCCCACGGGCCCACCCGCAGGGCTCTGATCGTTGGCTGTGGCCTTCAGATGTTCCAGCAGCTGACAGGCATCAACACCGTCAT GTACTACAGCGCCACCATTCTGCAGATGTCAGGTGTACGCGAAGAGAGGCGGGCCATCTGGTTGTCGGCCGTCACCTCCGGGACCAACTTTGTGTGCACGTCCCTCAGCATCTGGCTGGTGGACAGAGTCGGGCGCAGGAAGCTGACGCTGGCCAGTCTCACGG GTACCACTCTGAGTCTCAGCGTTTTATCGCTGGGCTTCTTGCTGTCAGCTCAGTACTCTCCCGCAGTAACACTGCGACCGCTCGACTCCCACAACTCCTCCTGCGTACAATACgg CCACTGTGGAGACTGCATGTTGAATCCCGCTTGTGGCTTTTGCTACCGCGAgaacagcagcagcggcgtttTTGACTCCGCCTGCCTGCCCGTCGATCCCAAGACCACCGAGCACTCGGCATGGGGACG GTGTGTCAACAAAACGGACTCACAAGAGGGTCCATTCTGGGCGTACAACTTCTGCCCCACGTCTTACTCTTGGATCGTGCTGATGGGTCTCCTCCTCTACCTGACTTTCTTTGCTCCAG ggaTGGGCCCCATGCCTTGGACTATTAACTCTGAGATCTACCCACTGTGGGCTCGCAGCACTGGAAATGCCTGCTCAGCCGGCGTCAACTGGATCTTCAACGTCGTCCTCTCTCTCACATTTCTTCACATCGCCGAGCTCATCACCTATCAAG gCATCTTCTTTGTGTACATGGGCTTCACCGTCCTGGGCCTGGTCTTCACGTTTGGGTGCCTCCCTGAGACGCAAGGCCTGCAGCTGGAGGACATCGAGAACCTGTTCACGGGTCCGTTCTGCTCCTGCGGCACCTCCCCGAACCTCAGCAATCAGAACATCCAGTACATCCGGGTAAAAGGCAACAATTATCTGCCGTCGGACAACGACACCTCTGACATAGACTAG
- the LOC119124794 gene encoding proton myo-inositol cotransporter-like isoform X1, with protein sequence MGIKNQSPAEDDGERRLINPSDMSRNPPTQPFVYVLAFFSALGGFLFGYDTGVVSGAMLLLKREMNLNTLWQELVVSSTVGAAAVSSLCGGFLNGLLGRRKCTLLASFIFTFGGFILTFAPNKEVLLVGRIIIGLGIGVASMTLPVYIAEVSPPHMRGQLVTVITVLITAGQFIASVVDGAFSYMKQDGWRYMLGLSVLPSILQFVGFLFLPESPRWLLQKGRKEEARRVLSRIRGCQDVDEEFDYIRTSIEEEEKELHGGGIILLRMLAHGPTRRALIVGCGLQMFQQLTGINTVMYYSATILQMSGVREERRAIWLSAVTSGTNFVCTSLSIWLVDRVGRRKLTLASLTGTTLSLSVLSLGFLLSAQYSPAVTLRPLDSHNSSCVQYGHCGDCMLNPACGFCYRENSSSGVFDSACLPVDPKTTEHSAWGRCVNKTDSQEGPFWAYNFCPTSYSWIVLMGLLLYLTFFAPGMGPMPWTINSEIYPLWARSTGNACSAGVNWIFNVVLSLTFLHIAELITYQGIFFVYMGFTVLGLVFTFGCLPETQGLQLEDIENLFTGPFCSCGTSPNLSNQNIQYIRKGPEFSLVDFGKAGAESGVAYITVSN encoded by the exons ATGGGCATCAAGAATCAGAGTCCTGCAGAGGACGATGGCGAGCGGCGTCTCATCAACCCGTCCGACATGTCCCGGAACCCCCCCACGCAGCCTTTCGTCTACGTGCTGGCCTTCTTCTCGGCCCTGGGTGGCTTCCTCTTCGGCTATGATACCGGCGTGGTTTCAGGAGCCATGCTGCTCCTCAAGCGGGAGATGAACCTCAACACCCTGTGGCAGGAGCTGGTGGTCTCCAGTACTGTGGGGGCAGCGGCCGTCTCCAGTTTGTGTGGTGGCTTCCTCAATGGGTTGCTGGGACGCAGGAAGTGCACACTGCTGGCCAGCTTCATCTTCACCTTCGGCGGGTTCATCCTGACGTTCGCACCCAACAAGGAGGTGCTCCTGGTTGGCAGGATCATCATCGGCCTCGGGATTG GCGTGGCCTCCATGACGCTCCCCGTGTACATCGCCGAGGTGTCGCCCCCCCACATGCGAGGCCAGCTGGTCACCGTCATCACCGTTCTCATCACCGCCGGACAGTTCATCGCCAGCGTGGTGGACGGCGCCTTCAGCTATATGAAGCAGGATGGCTGGAG GTACATGTTGGGTCTGTCGGTGCTGCCCTCCATCTTGCAGTTTGTGGGCTTCCTCTTCCTGCCCGAGAGCCCCCGCTGGCTGCTGCAGAAGGGCCGAAAAGAGGAGGCCCGTCGCGTCCTGAGTCGCATCCGAGGCTGCCAGGACGTGGATGAGGAGTTCGACTACATCAGGACCAGcatcgaggaggaggagaaggagctgCATGGAG GTGGGATCATTCTTCTGCGCATGCTCGCCCACGGGCCCACCCGCAGGGCTCTGATCGTTGGCTGTGGCCTTCAGATGTTCCAGCAGCTGACAGGCATCAACACCGTCAT GTACTACAGCGCCACCATTCTGCAGATGTCAGGTGTACGCGAAGAGAGGCGGGCCATCTGGTTGTCGGCCGTCACCTCCGGGACCAACTTTGTGTGCACGTCCCTCAGCATCTGGCTGGTGGACAGAGTCGGGCGCAGGAAGCTGACGCTGGCCAGTCTCACGG GTACCACTCTGAGTCTCAGCGTTTTATCGCTGGGCTTCTTGCTGTCAGCTCAGTACTCTCCCGCAGTAACACTGCGACCGCTCGACTCCCACAACTCCTCCTGCGTACAATACgg CCACTGTGGAGACTGCATGTTGAATCCCGCTTGTGGCTTTTGCTACCGCGAgaacagcagcagcggcgtttTTGACTCCGCCTGCCTGCCCGTCGATCCCAAGACCACCGAGCACTCGGCATGGGGACG GTGTGTCAACAAAACGGACTCACAAGAGGGTCCATTCTGGGCGTACAACTTCTGCCCCACGTCTTACTCTTGGATCGTGCTGATGGGTCTCCTCCTCTACCTGACTTTCTTTGCTCCAG ggaTGGGCCCCATGCCTTGGACTATTAACTCTGAGATCTACCCACTGTGGGCTCGCAGCACTGGAAATGCCTGCTCAGCCGGCGTCAACTGGATCTTCAACGTCGTCCTCTCTCTCACATTTCTTCACATCGCCGAGCTCATCACCTATCAAG gCATCTTCTTTGTGTACATGGGCTTCACCGTCCTGGGCCTGGTCTTCACGTTTGGGTGCCTCCCTGAGACGCAAGGCCTGCAGCTGGAGGACATCGAGAACCTGTTCACGGGTCCGTTCTGCTCCTGCGGCACCTCCCCGAACCTCAGCAATCAGAACATCCAGTACATCCGG aaaGGTCCGGAATTCAGCCTTGTCGACTTCGGGAAAGCGGGCGCCGAAAGTGGCGTAGCCTATATAACTgtaagtaattaa